The Musa acuminata AAA Group cultivar baxijiao chromosome BXJ2-5, Cavendish_Baxijiao_AAA, whole genome shotgun sequence genomic interval TTTTACTGTAGATTGTTGATATATTTACTTAAGTCTTATagtctaaaaatatttttatgatcagATTTATGagtaatctataaaaaatataatacgtAAATCaacattataattaatatttttatttatgtaattaaagttatttttttttcttatcctatTCATATTTATGTAATTGAATTCACGAGTCAGGTGGCATTAGAAATCCGAATACGATAATATTTACATCCGAAGAGCGATGGGTTTTTGGCAGTGGCAGCATCGCCGACAGAGTAAAAAGGAAGACGAGGCGACGACGCAGGCGGAATGACGGCAGGCAGTTCGAAGCCGGCCCCTCTCTTGTGTTGGCAGTGGAAGTGGCCGTGGGATCCCCAAACCCATTCCCCCGATCCTAACCCTTGCGGCAACCTCGACGCCCCTTGGCTCTTCAAGTCTCTGCAAACCCTAGCCTCCCTCGCCCAGAACCTCATCCTCCTACACCCACCGGCTGCTGACTCTTCGTCGCTCGGCGCCTCTGCATCCCCCACCCGTCGTGAAGACCCAGTCGGCTCCCTCTCCAGGGAGGAGCAGGGGGAGGCCGAGCATCGCGCCCTGGCCCTCGCGCTGGCGAGCGGGAAAGAGGCGACGGTCCTTGAGTTCTACTCCCCCAAGTGCCGGCTCTGCAACTCGCTGCTCGATCTCGTGCTCCGGCTCGAAGCGAGGAACTCCGATTGGGTCAGCTTCGTACTCGCCGACGCTGAAAACGAGATGTGGCTCCCCGAGGTTATAGCTgctcttctttctcctctttcgTAATGAAAGCATTTCTCTTTGCATCGGATATATTTGCTAGCTATTTAAGTCGTATTGTGTACATACTATACACTCGTTTTCGTCGAACCTCTGCCGGATGGAGTTTGGACCGGAGAACCCCTTTAGGACACTGTGTCATTAGTTTCCACAGATTGGGATCGTTTCTTGTGTTGTTACCAGTCAAGTAAGTTTATTGCCCAAAGTTTATTTGTAGAAATTCTTTAATGACACATTGAGATGCGAATGATTTCTCGTGACATATCCTTCTTGACCTGCATTCTTCTGTGCAAATAGTCCAATGTTTTGCATTCAGCCCTATCTGTTGATTCAGACACAAGTCATTAGCTTTTAGGGAAAGAAGCACTAATGGACACTAAAGTTTTACAAGGAAATGTTGGTTACTAATCATTCATGTAACTGAGGAGCCCCAGGATCAATTCATTTCCGAACAACCTCTTCGGTTATTGTCTTGTAAACCAAATGCTTCAGTGAACTCTGGATTGCGTTGAGAATTTGTTGGATTTCATCCTTGTGGTAGGTCGATGTTGCCAATTATATGTTTAAGTTTGTATTCTAGTTTATTCACCTTAAGTTTTGTCATGGTAGGTTGATTTGGTTCATTGACATTGGATTTTGCTTTTTAGAGATTTGAGAGTTTCACAGGATTATGCTGGCAAAGACATGACCAGCATAGAAGACCATACCTTTCCCAATAATAGAGAGATTATTGATTCCATTGCCGGTGTCTGATACACTGTGTCTTCTCCTCCTGCTTACAATTTCCATTGACCTAATATTTCCATTCTTTTGCATTCTTCCTACTTCGAAGCATTTATGGTGCCACACTGAAGATTCTTACTGATTGTACTCCAGGAAAGTAAACAGGAAAAACTGATTTATATGTAAGCAAATCATGACTCTTTTCGGTCTACTAGAATCATTTCTGGATTAACTAAATTACTGTTGTTAAATGGTGCCAATGCTAGTTGTCATCCCTAGCTGTTTGCTGTTGTGAAAAAGCATGATGAAGCTTCTGACAATTAAGCTCAAATACTCTGGTACATGCTTCTTATGACTAATGCTTTGGCCATCTGACAATGCTTATATGTACAATCTGTATCGGACATCATGAAATTTATCTGCTTCTCCATCTTGAGGTTACGTTTGGGAGGATTGATTGTATTTATCTTATTCATAAAGCCACCTTATTTGACAATTTTGATGATACCTATGTTGTAAATTGTTTCTGTTTTCTGATAAtgtttctctttttcttcatctTGATTTGCAATTTATGTTATATCTGATTTACATTTTAAGAAATATGAGTAGGGCATGTAAACACTGCCATTAATAAGGTAAATCATATCAAGGTAGTGATGCTAAATTTGGTTGCTCTGACTAAAATATTTCTACTTGTGCAGCTTCTCCATTATGACATTAAATATGTCCCTTGCTTTGTGCTTCTGGATAAGCATGGAAGAGCTTTAGCCAAAACAGGAGTTCCTACCAGCCGACTGCATGTCATTGCAGGCCTTTCTCATCTCTTAAAGCTGAAGCAGCCACAGAAAAACGATGAAAAGAAATTTCCTTGATGATTACTACGACTATCTCTGAATTGGCTATGCCTGACTATTTCTGTCGATAGAATTGGCTCTGCCACTAGCAGTCCTGCTTTGGATGTGGTTTTCATCTGAGGTGATGATCATTTAGATAAAAGTAATGTTACAATCGTGGATATTGGTCGACTTTTGAGTAAAATCTTAGTTAT includes:
- the LOC103984680 gene encoding uncharacterized protein LOC103984680; the encoded protein is MTAGSSKPAPLLCWQWKWPWDPQTHSPDPNPCGNLDAPWLFKSLQTLASLAQNLILLHPPAADSSSLGASASPTRREDPVGSLSREEQGEAEHRALALALASGKEATVLEFYSPKCRLCNSLLDLVLRLEARNSDWVSFVLADAENEMWLPELLHYDIKYVPCFVLLDKHGRALAKTGVPTSRLHVIAGLSHLLKLKQPQKNDEKKFP